The nucleotide sequence CCTCCAGCCCGAAGCGCCCCGCCGTTTCCCGCTCCACCACCAAGGCGCGGTTGATGTGCTCGCACCCCTGGACGGCGATGGGCACCCCGAAACGCTGACGAATCTCCCGCAGAGCCCGGGCCACCGCCCGGCCGATCTCCAAAGATCCCGCCGTCCCGATGCGCCGCCCGGCGATCTCACTGCTGCTCGCCCCGATCACCAGGAGCGTCCCGCCGTTGAGCCCCGCCACCTGGACCAACTCTTCTACCGCGGCCAGGGTCTGGTCGTAAACGCTGCGGATGAGATCTTCGGGGACGGGATCTTTCAGCAGTTCGGACACGCCGGATCCCCCGCCTCCGACCTGATCTCTGGCCGTTTCTCTTCGACAGCGGCGATCTTGTCCAGCCGCCGCTGATGGCGGCCGCCCTCAAAGGGCGTCTCCAGCCACACCCGCAGGACCTCCCCTGCCAACCCGGGCCCGATCACCCGGCCGCCCATAGTCAGCACATTGCTGTCATTGTGAAGGCGAGTGAACTTGGCCGAAAAGGTATCGTGCACCGTCACCGCCCGGATTCCGGGGATTTTGTTGGCGGTGATGGCCATGCCAAGACCCGTGCCGCAGATCAACACCCCCCGGGTGTACTCCCCCCTCGCCACGGCCTCAGCGACGGGCACGGCAAAGTCCGGGTAGTCCACCGACGCCTCGCTGTGGCAGCCGAAGTCCGTGTAGGGGATCCCCAACTCTTCCAGTACGGTTTTCAAATGCTCTTTCAGCGCGAAACCGCCGTGGTCGGCGGCGATGGCCACGTTCACGGCTCTCCCTCCATTTCCCCCTTTATTCTATCCTTTGGCAGGAAAAAAGGGCAACCGGAACGTCGTGGGGTAAGGCCACTCCCCCGAGCCCACGCACCCAAAGGGCGGATCGCCGCGCGGCAAAAAAATTACCCTCCCGGGGGCAACGAGGCCGGGCCGGGAGGGCGGGAAGGAGTATCAACACAACCCTCAGCTCGCCTTTTGGATTCGGATGCGCCACTGGGCGTCTCCGGTTTGCTCGAAGGCCGTCACCCGATGGCCGTGCTGCATCGCCCAGCGGGGAAGGCTCTCGGTGGCCTGGGTGCAGTCGAAGTCGATCACCAGTTCATCCCCGGGAGCCAGGTTCGCCATGGCCTTTTCGGCCTCCACCACCGGAAAGGGACAGACATAGCCGAGAACTTGCAAATGATGGGTCATTTTCCTCACCTCCCCATGCCGTTCCAAGACACGCGATCACGCGCCCTGACGCAGAGCCGCCCCCCGGCCTGGGGCCCCCGCCGCCCGCATGGGACGCACGACCGCGAAATACGCGGCGAACCACGTGCCGAGGATCATGGCCGGCGTGGCCGCCCATCCTTCCCAAGACCAGAGGGAGGTGTTCACCAGGCCATTTCCGATGCTGCATCCCCCGGCCAGCCCGGCTCCAAACCCCATGAACAGACCGCCGATTAGGCTAATGACAGCAGTTTTGGCCGGGGGCACCCGCCAGCGAAACTCTCCGCTGCCTTTTGCCGCGAGAAACGAGCCCAAGGCGATCCCGAGGACCAAGAATACGCCCCAATCTATGGACTTTAGATCCCCAGTGACCAAATAGCGCAGGAGATTCGCCGACGGCGTGGTGATGCCGAGGCCGTAGATCCGCCCGGTGGCCTCACTGAGCGGCCAGGCCAGAACGGCGATCAGCCCCACCAAGATGCCGGTGAAGAAGGGGTGCCAGCGCCGCTCGAACAATAGATGATTGAGGCCGCGCTTTTTCGCC is from Kyrpidia tusciae DSM 2912 and encodes:
- a CDS encoding TIGR01440 family protein; this encodes MSELLKDPVPEDLIRSVYDQTLAAVEELVQVAGLNGGTLLVIGASSSEIAGRRIGTAGSLEIGRAVARALREIRQRFGVPIAVQGCEHINRALVVERETAGRFGLEEVRVVPVPEAGGAVASAAFRLWKDPVCVEAVRAHAGIDIGDTLIGMHLRPVAVPVRLKTDRVGAARVVAAKTRPKYVGGPRARYSLDDG
- the rpiB gene encoding ribose 5-phosphate isomerase B yields the protein MNVAIAADHGGFALKEHLKTVLEELGIPYTDFGCHSEASVDYPDFAVPVAEAVARGEYTRGVLICGTGLGMAITANKIPGIRAVTVHDTFSAKFTRLHNDSNVLTMGGRVIGPGLAGEVLRVWLETPFEGGRHQRRLDKIAAVEEKRPEIRSEAGDPACPNC
- a CDS encoding sulfurtransferase TusA family protein yields the protein MTHHLQVLGYVCPFPVVEAEKAMANLAPGDELVIDFDCTQATESLPRWAMQHGHRVTAFEQTGDAQWRIRIQKAS